One region of Triticum aestivum cultivar Chinese Spring chromosome 6B, IWGSC CS RefSeq v2.1, whole genome shotgun sequence genomic DNA includes:
- the LOC123135657 gene encoding signal peptide peptidase 1 has protein sequence MRTHERAANLALAALSLAPLVINVNPNLNVILTACLTVYVGCYRSVKATPPSETMSKEHAMRYPLVGSAMLLSLFLLFKFLSKDLVNAVLTAYFFVLGIAALCATLLPSIKRFLPEGWNDNAIVWRAPYFHSLSVEFTKSQVVASIPGFFFCVWYAMKKHWLANNVLGVAFCIQGIEMLSLGSFKTGGILLAGLFFYDIFWVFFTPVMVSVAKSFDAPIKLLFPTADAARPFSMLGLGDIVIPGIFVALALRFDVSRGIKSRGYFNSAFLGYTAGLTVTIVVMNWFRAAQPALLYIVPGVIGFIAAHCLWNGEVKPLLEFTEAQADDKEGGDPDHESKKAD, from the exons ATGAGGACACATGAGCGTGCTGCGAACTTGGCCCTTGCTG CTTTGAGCTTGGCGCCGCTGGTGATCAACGTGAACCCGAACCTGAATGTGATACTCACAGCGTGTCTTACTGTCTATGTGGGCTGTTACCGCTCAGTCAAGGCGACTCCACCCTCT GAGACGATGTCCAAGGAGCACGCGATGCGGTACCCTTTGGTGGGGAGTGCTATGCTTCTGTCTCTGTTCCTGCTGTTCAAGTTCCTCTCCAAGGACCTGGTCAATGCTGTTCTCACCGCCTACTTTTTCGTTCTTGGCATCGCCGCTCTCTG CGCAACGCTGCTTCCTTCCATAAAGCGTTTTCTCCCAGAAGGGTGGAATGATAATGCCATCGTTTGGCGTGCTCCGTATTTCCACT CGCTCTCGGTGGAGTTTACCAAGTCTCAAGTTGTTGCTTCAATCCCAGGATTTTTCTTCTGTGTATGGTATGCCATGAAGAAGCATTGGCTAGCCAACAATGTTTTGGGAGTTGCATTCTGTATTCAG GGTATTGAGATGCTATCACTAGGATCATTCAAAACTGGCGGTATTCTCTTG GCTGGACTTTTTTTCTATGACATCTTCTGGGTTTTCTTCACTCCAGTTATGGTCAGTGTTGCTAAATCATTTGATGCCCCAATAAAG CTTCTATTTCCCACTGCAGATGCTGCACGTCCATTCTCTATGCTTGGCCTTGGTGATATCGTAATACCAG GCATCTTTGTCGCGCTCGCCCTGCGATTCGACGTCTCGCGAGGGATCAAGAGCCGCGGTTACTTCAACAGCGCGTTTCTGGGATACACAGCGGGTTTAACAGTAACAATAGTTGTGATGAACTGGTTCCGAGCCGCGCAG CCTGCTCTGTTATACATCGTTCCTGGCGTGATTGGTTTCATCGCTGCGCACTGTCTATGGAACGGAGAAGTAAAGCCG CTGCTGGAGTTCACCGAGGCGCAGGCTGATGATAAGGAAGGTGGAGATCCCGATCATGAGAGCAAAAAGGCGGACTAG